From the genome of Triticum aestivum cultivar Chinese Spring chromosome 3B, IWGSC CS RefSeq v2.1, whole genome shotgun sequence, one region includes:
- the LOC123066305 gene encoding probable BOI-related E3 ubiquitin-protein ligase 3 yields MAVDLQRLRHMLLTTGGGHHQHANRPGASAAAMPATASGPCYGAADQYSELLALPAVDLARKGGGAQEMTTGNKRRRVDERSSVLGDVLAAHAQQQTVAVDHILHSCPARKMWAALAEQRRSHLRLIVSTVEARAAKRLKAKDDEIERVRAMNWALEERLRNIYMEAQMWRDAAKSHEAAANVLRADLQRVLDAQAVRGGGGCHGQDDAESCCWGENEVPICAEEEVGTPAPTGVGRCKACGDGEAVVLLLPCRHLCVCAPCAAAAQACPSCGCAKNGSVCVNFS; encoded by the exons ATGGCCGTGGACCTGCAACGCCTGCGCCACATGTTACTCACCACCGGCGGCGGCCACCACCAGCACGCCAACCGGCCGGGTGCCTCGGCCGCCGCCATGCCTGCGACTGCGAGCGGGCCTTGCTACGGCGCCGCAGATCAGTACTCGGAGCTGTTGGCTCTGCCAGCGGTTGATCTGGCGAGGAAGGGCGGCGGCGCTCAGGAAATGACCACCGGCAACAAGCGGAGGCGCGTCGACGAGCGGTCGTCCGTGCTCGGCGACGTTCTTGCGGCCCACGCGCAACAGCAGACCGTCGCCGTCGACCACATCCTGCACAGTTGTCCC GCGAGAAAGATGTGGGCTGCTCTGGCGGAGCAGAGGCGGAGCCACCTGAGGCTCATCGTGTCGACCGTGGAGGCCAGGGCGGCGAAGCGGCTCAAGGCCAAGGACGACGAGATCGAGCGGGTCAGGGCCATGAACTGGGCGCTGGAGGAGCGCCTCAGGAACATCTACATGGAGGCTCAGATGTGGCGCGACGCCGCGAAGTCCCACGAGGCCGCGGCCAACGTGCTCCGCGCCGACCTGCAGCGGGTGCTCGACGCGCAGGCGgtccgtggcggcggcggctgccacggTCAGGACGACGCCGAGTCGTGCTGCTGGGGGGAGAACGAGGTGCCCATCTgcgcggaggaggaggtgggcacGCCGGCCCCGACAGGAGTCGGAAGGTGCAAAGCGTGCGGCGACGGCGAGGCCGTGGTGCTGCTGCTGCCGTGCCGGCACCTCTGCGTGTGCGCGCCGTGCGCGGCCGCAGCGCAGGCGTGCCCGTCGTGCGGATGCGCCAAGAACGGCAGCGTCTGCGTTAACTTTTCCTGA